The following are encoded together in the Jaculus jaculus isolate mJacJac1 chromosome 3, mJacJac1.mat.Y.cur, whole genome shotgun sequence genome:
- the LOC101606277 gene encoding LOW QUALITY PROTEIN: 3-hydroxyisobutyrate dehydrogenase, mitochondrial-like (The sequence of the model RefSeq protein was modified relative to this genomic sequence to represent the inferred CDS: deleted 1 base in 1 codon), whose translation MAASLRLRGAASGLRYWSPRPRPAAASLEAVCSRSMASKTPVGFIGLGNMGNPMAKNLMKHGYLLIIYNVFPDACKEFQEAGEQVVSSPADVAEKADRIITMLPTSINTVEVYSGVNGILKKVKKGSLLIDSSTIDPAVSKELAKEVEKMGAVFMDAPVSGGVGAAWSGNLTFMVGGVEEEFAAAQELLGCMGSNVVYCGAVGTGQAAKICNNMLLAISMIGTAEAMNLGIRLGLDPKLLAKILNMSSGRCWSSDTYNPVPGVMDGVPSANNYQGAFGTTLMAKDLGLAQDSATSTKSPIILGSLAHQLYRMMCAKGYSKKDFSSVFQSLQEEETF comes from the exons ATGGCAGCCTCCTTACGGCTTCGAGGAGCCGCCTCGGGCCTGCGGTACTGGAGCCCTCGGCCGCGGCCCGCAGCTGCCAGCCTTGAAGCGGTATGTTCTAGGTCAATGGCTTCTAAGACTCCAGTTGGATTCATTGGACTGGGAAACATGGGTAATCCAATGGCA AAAAATCTCATGAAACATGGCTATCTGCTCATTATTTATAACGTGTTCCCTGATGCATGCAAAGAGTTTCAAGAGGCAGGTGAACAGGTAGTGTCTTCCCCAGCGGATGTGGCTGAAAAGGCTGACAGAATTATTACAATGCTGCCTACCAGCATCAACACAGTCGAAGTTTATTCTGGAGTAAATGGGATTCTGAAAAAAGTGAAGAAGGGCTCATTATTAATAGATTCCAGTACTATTGACCCTGCAGTTTCAAAAGAATTGGCAAAAGAAGTGGAGAAAATGGGAGCAGTTTTCATGGATGCCCCTGTGTCTGGAGGTGTAGGAGCTGCTTGGTCTGGGAACCTCACATTTATGGTGGGAGGAGTTGAAGAGGAATTTGCGGCTGCCCAGGAGTTGCTGGGGTGCATGGGCTCCAATGTGGTGTATTGTGGAGCTGTTGGGACTGGGCAGGCTGCAAAGATCTGCAACAACATGCTGTTAGCTATTAGTATGATTGGAACTGCTGAAGCTATGAATCTTGGAATCAGGTTAGGACTTGACCCAAAACTACTGGCTAAAATTCTAAATATGAGTTCAGGACGGTGCTGGTCAAGTGACACTTATAATCCTGTTCCTGGGGTGATGGATGGAGTTCCCTCAGCTAATAACTACCAGGGTGCATTTGGAACAACACTCATGGCTAAGGATCTGGGATTGGCACAAGACTCTGCCACCAGCACCAAGAGTCCAATCATTCTGGGCAGCCTGGCCCATCAGCTCTACAGGATGATGTGTGCAAAGGGTTACTCAAAGAAAGACTTCTCCTCTGTGTTCCAGTCTCTACAGGAGGAGGAAACCTTCTGA